Within Spinacia oleracea cultivar Varoflay chromosome 4, BTI_SOV_V1, whole genome shotgun sequence, the genomic segment cctgaaaaatggaaaaatagatTAAAATGTTATGTAGGGAGTCACAATAACGGTAATACTTCTAAAATGTTCTATTTTTCCATGATTTCATATATTTAACTCTATTTTCTTCCCCGTTTCCTTATTTTCCATtaatttacataatttttcaccaccattaattcacaaaattgacaaaatttaatGGAAGCAAAGAGTgaagggtgaaagagttaaagaaaaccACACAAGGAATGTATAAAATTGGAAGGAAATTGAATTAGGTAGTCATACATAaaggtttcatctattttttcgttttttaggtggtaaaatacaagttttaattttttaggtggtaaaaaacaatttttcaatttttttaggtggtaaaaaacaatttgtcctaTATATATGATGAGactataaaaaattatatggTTTTGAATAGCGAGGGATTATTTTTTGGCTCTTTCATCCTGTATGACGTATGTGATGTGATTATTGGGGtattaaaactattactagGAGGGACGGATGATCTACAGAAGTTTTTCAATAATTACTATGGACAATTTTGTTATCTTAAATATCTGGCTATATCTCTGAATTCATTGTTAAATGTTTACAAACAACACAGCTTGAAGATCCTACAATAGACATCCTGAAAGAAGGGAAGTACCTAATGTTTGCCGTTCAAGAGCTAATATCAGGAGATCAATGTGAAGGGAGATTTGTATTTGGGCGTGAAAGCAGAAAAGCTAAGGATCCTGTAGATAGCAATAGATTCTCGAAAGATGGAATGAACCCGAAGAGCTTGCTGCAGACTCTATTAATGAGAGCTGGACACTCGCCCCCTAAATACAAAACAAAACACCTTAAAACCAATGAGTTCAGGGCACTGGTGGAATTCAAAGGGATGCAATTTGTGGGAAAGCCACAGAGGAACAAACATCTTGCAGAAAAGGATGCTGCTATAGAAGCTTTGGCATGGTTGACTCATACTGACAACAAAAATGACAACCAGGATGATAATTCCCCACCGGATGTCACTGACAACATGCTGAAACTTCTTGGAAAACGTAGAAAATCTAAACGACGTTGATATTCTTTGGTTACCTTCACGTACAAAAGTAAGCAAAATGGCTGTGGAATGCCATTCATATGGTTTCTAAATGTAACTGAATATTTGATATAAAATGTTTTTTGCTATATAAATGCCACCTTAATCACTTAATATAGCATCTCTTCTATAATGCATTAACAAAGGCGAAACTAGAGATGATCAGGGAGCAACTAGCTCAGTTGCACAACTATCTTCACAACTGCTACTACTATATTATAGTATTATTATGTACCTGAGCTTAAGAACAGTACTACGGCAGCTAGTCAGTTACCGCTTACCAATACCAAAAGTTTTTAGATGCTTGACAATTCTGCACTATCTGGAGCAGTAATCATACAtttgcccattcgcccatctGCCAAAGTCGACCTTCAGCAAAGACATAAGGCCCACATAATACCAATGATGGTGATCCCCAGGTGAAGTAGCAACCTGCTGAAACTGACTGTACTGAGGTCACTGTAACCGTGAGAGGAATATGGGCCATGGTTATCACCTTCTACAGCAGTGTTATGGTTAGAGCTTGTGTTGTTAGACTGATCAAGCTGATATAGAACCTGTACACTTAGCTTTAGCCCCATGGAGCAATGGCGAGGTCTGCCACAGATGAAGTACCTCGAACCAGGTTGGCTGAGCAGGATCACTGTCTGTCCATTGACATCGTCATAGCTGGATACGGGGCTTGTTATGCGACATGTGGCAAAATCGGAACTGACAACTTCGATCACGTCATGATCTGGTGTGTAGTTGAACACTGCAAGATCAAATATAGTGGAACCAAACGTTTATCAGTATTTTCACCTCTATAAATTATTCACTTACAATAAAATTACTAAGAAGATCACATCCTTAATTTTAACCAACTATGAACAATTGCGCCCTTTCCAATTCCTCTAGCTACCTAAAACCTACAATTCCTTACAAGGTTTCCAAttattaattgttcaattgtcaAAGTATTACAAAGTTTGATGTCCCGTTTCTAGTAAAAGTTAACCTAACATCAACtatgattatttattttctgtgtttcgttttttttttttgggggcaGCTTAAATTTGACCAAATAATGACAAGTTACCCTCAAAAAATTACAAGTTACACTCAATATTAAGCAACCTCTGAAtcatttttgttttattattgaaccttatttaaaaattaataaataactctAATGATAATTGTACCATATTTTCAAGAAATTAAGCCAGAAAAAGAataatctcaaaagatgaaTAATGATACATCTGTACATCAAAAGATTTAAAGAAATAATGAACAATTATAGTCATAAACATTAAACACTACTGCTACTTGCTGCTTTTCACATTTTAGCgtgaaaatccaaaacaaagaagCTCAACTTCAGGAACGCTAATCAAACGATCAGTAATTATGAAATCGCATCAAATTATTCCGCATTTAatcaaactttttaaaaaaaattatcacgctgcgaaacaaaaatttaacaaaattactACGAGAAAATGAAGAtgttgagagagaaagagaccGAGGGAATCGTTGACGTAGAAGGTGGTAGAAGCAGACCAGAGCGAGATATTAGAGGAGAGATCCCAACCAGAAGAATCACCAACAACATGATTCACTGCAGACGATGCGCAACGAAACTTGAGAATCGCCGACATTATCAGCATCAGCATTACTACCTTCGGTGTTGCTGCTGGATTCGTCATTCCTTCCAATTCTCTACGTCTTCAAGTAAATTTCCTTCAACAACACAGTTCAAACCACAAAATCTAAATAGGATCAGAATTGAATGAAAGATTTATCGAACTCGAAAACAACGATTAGACTGTAAACTTCATCTGTATTATAGATTATTGAAGAATTAGAAAGCGAAGTTGATGATGAGAAAGAATCAATTGAAGGAAACAACAGTAATCAAACAGATAATCTGAACAAaataatcatcaaaatcaaaatgaaaTGCATAAATCAAACTAAAACCAACAATTCGACGGTAAAAATAATCTCTAATTGAAGATTTTTAAAGAGCTGCACAAATGAATTTCGAGAAGAGAGAGAATCGATTGAAGGAAACAAAATTAATCTACGAAATTCTCATTAAACTCAAACGAAATTTTGAGATAATCAAACCAAAAATATCAACAATCAGAATGTAAAAATAATCAGTAGCCAAAGATCATTGAAGAACAACAACTATGGAATATGATTTATCTTAAGGAGTTAATAATGAAAGAGATATTTTACCTTTGACCAGTTTCTTTTCCaagtttttagagagagagagagtttctagagagagaaatagaagAAAATGGAATGAAGAAGATGGAGGGGGAAAACAGAGTGAAATATATAGGAGAGCTGAAGCAGCTCTGTTTCCCGCCTTTTTTAAGTAAAAAGGGTGATCGGTTGTGTGAGCGTTCCATCAACTTAATTCTCGCCACGTGTTCCAGAATTTGTTATTCGGTTATTCTTCAACAAATAAATATTCTTCTTAGTGCTATTAGTTACTCCATAATAGGGGATTGCTCCTTGTGTTTTCTAGTGAGCTTTCTAATATTGTGATGGTTTAATAtaattgaaataagaaatatGTATCCCTTTATCTTAGAAAAAAATTCTCGGTTGTAAGAAAatgtcttttttcagttttgTTTAGTTATTGACTTATTGGTTATATTTCAAAATTC encodes:
- the LOC110805687 gene encoding mavicyanin-like, with the translated sequence MTNPAATPKVVMLMLIMSAILKFRCASSAVNHVVGDSSGWDLSSNISLWSASTTFYVNDSLVFNYTPDHDVIEVVSSDFATCRITSPVSSYDDVNGQTVILLSQPGSRYFICGRPRHCSMGLKLSVQVLYQLDQSNNTSSNHNTAVEGDNHGPYSSHGYSDLSTVSFSRLLLHLGITIIGIMWALCLC